Within the Clostridium scatologenes genome, the region ATTTTTACACCAGAGGTAGTAAAAGTTGCAGCAGCTAATTTTACTGGACCTAAACATACATTAGCGGTATATTTAACAAAAATAAGTATGATAAATATACTTTTCTTAAGTTTAAATAGTGGATATACAGCAATACTTCAAGCGTTAGATGACTTTATTGCACCGGCTTTAGTTGGTATAGTAGCTAATGTACCGATTATAGCTTATATACTAATGGGAAATAAATATGGAATTGTAGGTTTAACGGTTGTAACAATAATAGGTTATGGATTACAAATATTAATTCAGATGCCTTGGTTAAAGAAGAATGGTTATAAGTACAGCTTTAAAATAAACTTTAAAGATGAAAGAATAAAAAAAATGCTTTTCCTCATAGCGCCAGTTATAATTGGTACAGGGGTTAATCAAATTAATGAACTAATTCAAAAAAGTTTAGCATCAGGGCTGCCAGATGGAAGTATATATGCATTAGATTTATCAAATAAACTAAATCAATTAATTTATTTTACATTTGCATCAGCTATAGTTACAGTAATTTATCCTTCTTTAACAAGAGCGGGAAAATTAACTGGATATGAAGATTTTAAAAAACACATAACTAATGCAGTGAATAACATTAATTTAGTTACCATACCAGCTTGTGTTGGATTGTTAGTGTTAAGAGTACCTATAATAAGTGCAATGTTTATGCGAGGAGCATTTAATGAAAGAGGAGTTAGAATGACTTCTGTAGCACTTTTATATTTGGTTTCGGGTCTAATATTTTGGGGCATTAGGGATGTATTTAATAGGGCATTTTATGCTATACAGGATACCAAAACCCCTATGATAAATGGGGCTATTGGAGTAATAGTAAGTGCTATATCTAGTGTGTTTTTAGTTAAGGTTATGGGAATTGGTGGACTTACTTTAGCTACAACTATATCTGCACTTGTAAGTTGTATACTTTTAATAATTGACCTAAAGAAGAAAATTGGAAGTATAAATGGTATGGAGATGGTTGTAACTAGTTCTAAAATATTTATAGCCTCAGGGGTTATGGGAATAGTTATATACATTATAAACCATTATTTAAAATATTCATTAACAGGTACCAAAGGTCAACTTATGATAATTATATTATGTGCAGTTGTAGGAATTCTTATATATATAGCTATGCTTTTAATTTTGAGAGTAAAAGAGCTTATGACTATATTTAATTTATTAAAATCAAAAATTAAAAGGTAGTATCTTATGGAAGAAAGGAATTTTTTCATGAAAAAATATTATAAAATTGTAGGATTAACTTTATCTATAGTACTGATTTCATTAAATTTTGTTGGATGCACGAATTTGCAAAGTAAAAATAATGATGA harbors:
- the murJ gene encoding murein biosynthesis integral membrane protein MurJ gives rise to the protein MSKKTLAKAAVIIMVVSLISKVIGFFRDILISSAFGATGTTDAYTISLTIPNILFGLFGLAITTTFIPILTETYIENGKEKMFEFANSIMNILMIVSLVLCFLGWIFTPEVVKVAAANFTGPKHTLAVYLTKISMINILFLSLNSGYTAILQALDDFIAPALVGIVANVPIIAYILMGNKYGIVGLTVVTIIGYGLQILIQMPWLKKNGYKYSFKINFKDERIKKMLFLIAPVIIGTGVNQINELIQKSLASGLPDGSIYALDLSNKLNQLIYFTFASAIVTVIYPSLTRAGKLTGYEDFKKHITNAVNNINLVTIPACVGLLVLRVPIISAMFMRGAFNERGVRMTSVALLYLVSGLIFWGIRDVFNRAFYAIQDTKTPMINGAIGVIVSAISSVFLVKVMGIGGLTLATTISALVSCILLIIDLKKKIGSINGMEMVVTSSKIFIASGVMGIVIYIINHYLKYSLTGTKGQLMIIILCAVVGILIYIAMLLILRVKELMTIFNLLKSKIKR